One segment of Aquimarina sp. BL5 DNA contains the following:
- a CDS encoding SDR family oxidoreductase: MKNIIITGASRGIGYEMAKMFADAGHQVLALSRNEKPITALNNKNIHTFSCDLCNSSDLEKMTNYITKTWKNVDVLINNAGKLLNKPFAEISTQEFEEVYKVNVFGVAEITRLVLPFMTNGSHVVTVSSMGGIQGSMKFPGLAAYSSSKGAVITLSELLAEEYKESGIAFNVLALGAVQTEMLEEAFPGYQAPLTAIEMAEYIKNFALTANKFYNGKVLQVSSSTP; this comes from the coding sequence ATGAAAAACATTATAATTACCGGGGCAAGTAGAGGGATAGGATATGAGATGGCTAAAATGTTTGCAGATGCAGGGCATCAGGTGCTAGCTTTATCAAGAAATGAGAAACCAATTACTGCTCTTAATAACAAAAATATTCATACATTTTCTTGCGATTTATGTAATTCGTCTGATCTGGAAAAAATGACAAATTATATAACAAAAACCTGGAAGAATGTGGATGTTCTGATTAATAATGCTGGCAAATTATTGAATAAACCCTTTGCAGAAATTTCTACACAAGAATTTGAAGAAGTATATAAGGTGAATGTTTTTGGTGTTGCGGAAATTACTCGCCTAGTGCTGCCTTTTATGACAAACGGAAGCCATGTAGTTACTGTTAGTAGTATGGGAGGTATTCAGGGAAGTATGAAGTTTCCTGGGTTAGCAGCTTATAGTTCTAGTAAAGGGGCTGTTATAACATTAAGTGAGCTCTTAGCAGAAGAATATAAAGAAAGTGGTATAGCCTTTAATGTATTAGCGCTTGGAGCTGTACAAACAGAAATGTTAGAAGAAGCGTTTCCCGGGTATCAGGCACCATTAACGGCTATAGAAATGGCGGAATATATTAAGAATTTTGCGCTAACTGCCAATAAGTTTTATAATGGTAAAGTACTTCAGGTATCTAGTAGTACGCCTTAA